The proteins below are encoded in one region of Pontibacter deserti:
- the kdsA gene encoding 3-deoxy-8-phosphooctulonate synthase, whose translation MFEIPKLHHTLSGNFFLMAGPCAIEGEEMALQIAERLKDITDRLEIPLIFKGSYRKANRSRLDSFTGIGDEKALRILKKVSQTFDVPTVTDIHESDEAAMAAEYVDVLQIPAFLCRQTDLLVAAANTGKVVNIKKGQFLSGESMRYAVDKVRESGNDKVILTDRGNSFGYSDLVVDFRNLPEMKATGAPVVMDVTHSLQQPNQSSGVTGGKPALIETIAKAAIAVGADGLFIETHPQPSIAKSDGANMLPLDQLEDLLLKLIRIRQAVI comes from the coding sequence ATGTTCGAGATACCAAAACTACACCATACACTAAGCGGCAACTTCTTTTTAATGGCTGGCCCATGTGCCATTGAGGGTGAAGAAATGGCACTACAGATTGCAGAACGCCTGAAAGATATAACTGACAGGCTTGAGATTCCGCTTATTTTTAAAGGTTCTTACCGCAAGGCAAATCGCTCCCGCTTGGATTCTTTTACTGGCATAGGTGATGAAAAGGCACTGCGTATACTTAAGAAAGTAAGCCAGACTTTTGATGTACCTACTGTTACGGATATTCATGAATCGGATGAGGCTGCAATGGCTGCCGAGTACGTGGATGTGCTTCAGATACCAGCTTTCCTGTGCCGACAGACAGACCTTTTAGTAGCTGCTGCTAATACAGGTAAAGTAGTAAACATCAAGAAGGGCCAGTTTTTGTCTGGTGAGTCGATGCGCTATGCTGTTGATAAAGTACGCGAATCAGGAAATGATAAGGTTATACTTACCGACCGTGGTAACAGCTTTGGTTATTCTGACCTGGTGGTAGACTTCCGTAACCTGCCGGAAATGAAAGCGACAGGCGCTCCGGTAGTGATGGATGTAACACACTCGTTGCAGCAGCCTAACCAAAGCTCAGGCGTTACAGGTGGCAAGCCAGCGTTAATAGAGACAATAGCGAAAGCTGCCATTGCAGTAGGCGCTGATGGCCTATTTATCGAAACGCATCCGCAGCCAAGTATAGCTAAATCTGATGGCGCGAACATGCTGCCGTTAGACCAACTGGAAGACTTGCTACTGAAGTTAATCAGAATTCGTCAGGCTGTAATATAA
- a CDS encoding DUF5683 domain-containing protein has translation MRLTVSIALLISILAFAAPARAQVITAGPDSVEVVDTDTINADDNSFFLSKWNRPAKAALFSAVLPGLGQAYNKSYWKMPIIYATGGVLAYFYISHNNNYQDYREALLIRVDDDPNTVDKFADSNIYGESRPNGTANLKRARDFYRRNRDLTILLSIGAYGLQVAEAYVHAHMKEFDISDELSLRVQPSIIPVTAHRAFTPGVSLTLYTKSK, from the coding sequence ATGAGGCTAACCGTTAGCATTGCTCTACTTATAAGTATACTTGCATTTGCCGCACCCGCCCGGGCGCAGGTAATTACGGCTGGCCCCGATTCTGTTGAAGTTGTTGACACGGATACCATAAATGCGGATGATAACAGCTTCTTCCTGAGCAAATGGAACAGGCCTGCCAAAGCAGCCCTGTTTTCTGCAGTTTTACCAGGTCTTGGCCAAGCTTATAACAAAAGCTACTGGAAAATGCCCATCATTTATGCAACAGGTGGTGTTTTAGCTTACTTCTACATCAGCCATAACAACAATTATCAGGATTACCGGGAAGCACTTCTTATTCGTGTAGATGATGATCCGAACACTGTCGATAAGTTTGCAGACAGCAACATTTATGGGGAAAGCCGCCCGAACGGAACAGCTAACTTAAAACGAGCCCGCGACTTTTACCGCCGCAACCGCGACCTTACCATTCTGTTATCTATCGGGGCATACGGGCTGCAGGTAGCCGAAGCATACGTGCACGCACACATGAAAGAGTTTGACATCAGCGATGAGCTTTCGCTACGTGTTCAGCCAAGTATAATACCAGTTACAGCACACAGAGCTTTCACCCCAGGTGTAAGCTTAACTTTATACACCAAGTCAAAATGA
- the lepB gene encoding signal peptidase I, with translation MKVKFWEKKPVTKEPKKKKSFAREWGDAILFAVVAASLIRWATFEAYTIPTPSMEKSLLVGDFLFVSKLHYGPRTPITPLQVPLTHQTIWGTNIPSYSDAIQLKSYRLPGFSEVKQGDVVVFNYPPEEQHPADLRTNYIKRCVAVAGDSIEVRNKQVIVNGKPMNNPEKLQYAYFMGTSNVLNENFFLSHELDLTSVYTWEGGYRFNATSEKAAELAKLDFVKEVTLLETKKGEEDTQIFPHVPSKYKWNQDFFGPLYVPKEGATVSITPETLPLYETVILKYEHNENAEVRDGKLYLDGKQVNQYTFKQNYYFMMGDNRHNSMDSRFWGFVPADHIVGKAVMIWMSTDPYGSFLNKIRWSRIFDIID, from the coding sequence ATGAAAGTTAAGTTCTGGGAGAAGAAACCAGTTACCAAAGAGCCTAAAAAGAAGAAAAGCTTCGCCCGCGAATGGGGTGATGCTATACTTTTTGCTGTTGTGGCTGCAAGTTTAATTCGTTGGGCTACTTTTGAAGCCTATACCATCCCTACTCCTTCTATGGAAAAGTCGCTGCTGGTAGGTGACTTCCTGTTTGTGAGCAAGCTGCACTACGGCCCTCGTACCCCAATTACACCTTTGCAGGTACCGCTAACCCACCAGACCATCTGGGGCACTAACATTCCATCTTACTCCGATGCTATTCAGCTGAAGTCGTACCGTTTGCCGGGTTTTTCAGAGGTAAAGCAAGGCGATGTGGTTGTTTTTAACTACCCGCCGGAGGAGCAGCACCCTGCCGACCTGCGCACCAACTATATAAAACGGTGCGTAGCAGTAGCCGGCGATTCTATTGAGGTGCGCAACAAGCAGGTTATCGTAAACGGCAAGCCGATGAACAACCCTGAAAAGTTGCAGTATGCCTACTTTATGGGTACATCAAATGTCCTGAACGAGAACTTCTTTTTATCTCATGAATTGGATCTTACTAGTGTTTATACTTGGGAAGGAGGCTATAGATTTAATGCTACTTCGGAAAAAGCAGCTGAGCTTGCTAAACTGGACTTTGTAAAAGAAGTTACGCTTCTGGAAACGAAAAAAGGCGAAGAAGATACTCAGATCTTCCCGCATGTGCCAAGCAAGTATAAATGGAACCAGGATTTCTTCGGGCCGCTCTATGTACCTAAGGAAGGTGCAACTGTATCGATAACTCCAGAAACACTGCCCCTTTACGAAACTGTTATTCTGAAGTATGAGCACAACGAAAATGCTGAAGTACGCGATGGCAAACTATACCTGGATGGTAAGCAGGTAAACCAGTATACTTTTAAGCAGAACTACTATTTTATGATGGGTGATAACCGCCATAATTCTATGGATTCCCGCTTTTGGGGCTTTGTGCCTGCCGACCATATAGTTGGTAAAGCCGTTATGATCTGGATGTCTACAGACCCATATGGCAGTTTCCTGAATAAAATTCGCTGGAGCAGAATATTTGATATTATCGATTAA
- a CDS encoding LolA-like protein: MIKTILMNRVLFVALCICMSIFTLSCTNSKLPKATAPQDGAAVVRAMYNRWQNKWYPNFAFEQKAIFYKDGAVTKEEVWQEIYSQPGNLHIRFNGFESGKGVIFKSDSVYTFDNNQLKAKQRTIHPLVLLSFDVYFFSPDTTIAKLKELNFDLSKLTEAKWQGRDAYVVGTTSPDDNSISQFWVDKERLYVVRVLTNNKGVTRDVEMNNYRQIENNWVATEILFKTDGKLTLREEYFNISFPKTVDLSIYDPVNFTTARW, encoded by the coding sequence ATGATAAAAACCATTTTAATGAACAGGGTACTTTTTGTTGCTCTCTGCATTTGTATGTCTATTTTCACCTTATCCTGTACAAACAGTAAACTTCCGAAAGCCACAGCTCCACAAGATGGCGCTGCAGTAGTACGAGCCATGTACAACCGCTGGCAGAACAAGTGGTATCCTAACTTTGCTTTTGAGCAGAAAGCCATTTTCTATAAAGACGGTGCCGTAACTAAAGAGGAAGTATGGCAGGAAATTTACAGCCAGCCAGGTAACCTGCACATCCGTTTCAATGGTTTTGAGAGCGGTAAAGGGGTAATCTTTAAATCAGACTCTGTTTATACTTTCGATAACAACCAGCTAAAGGCTAAGCAACGTACCATTCATCCGCTGGTATTACTCAGTTTTGATGTATACTTCTTCTCCCCTGACACAACTATAGCTAAACTAAAGGAGCTGAATTTTGACCTTAGTAAGCTAACTGAAGCCAAATGGCAGGGACGAGATGCTTACGTAGTTGGCACTACCAGCCCCGATGATAACAGCATCAGCCAGTTCTGGGTCGATAAAGAGCGATTGTACGTGGTAAGGGTTTTAACAAACAACAAAGGTGTAACCCGCGATGTGGAGATGAACAACTATCGCCAAATAGAGAACAATTGGGTGGCAACTGAGATCTTATTCAAAACCGACGGTAAGCTAACACTCAGAGAAGAGTACTTTAATATCTCTTTCCCGAAAACAGTTGATTTAAGTATCTATGACCCTGTAAACTTTACCACTGCACGTTGGTAA
- the ung gene encoding uracil-DNA glycosylase translates to MNVKIEESWQNVLQDEFEKPYFKNLAAFVKDEYNSQKVYPPGSQIFNAFKMCPFDEVKVVILGQDPYHGPNQANGLAFSVSDEVRTPPSLINIFKEIKSDLGKDLPPTGNLERWAKQGVLLLNATLTVRAGNAGSHQKKGWEEFTDAVVQKVNDLKENVVFMLWGAYAQKKGAFIDTQKHLVLQSAHPSPFAADRGFFGNRHFSKANSYLVEHGKEPIDW, encoded by the coding sequence ATGAATGTAAAGATAGAAGAAAGCTGGCAAAATGTGCTGCAAGATGAGTTTGAAAAACCATATTTTAAAAACCTTGCAGCTTTTGTTAAAGACGAATACAATTCCCAAAAAGTTTATCCGCCGGGCAGCCAGATCTTCAATGCTTTTAAAATGTGCCCTTTTGATGAAGTAAAAGTGGTTATACTTGGTCAGGACCCTTACCACGGGCCAAACCAGGCAAATGGGCTGGCTTTTTCAGTAAGCGATGAGGTACGTACGCCGCCTTCGCTGATCAATATATTTAAGGAAATTAAAAGCGATCTGGGCAAAGACCTGCCACCAACCGGTAACCTGGAGCGCTGGGCAAAGCAGGGGGTATTGTTGTTAAATGCGACCCTCACCGTACGGGCCGGTAATGCAGGCTCGCATCAGAAAAAGGGTTGGGAGGAGTTTACAGATGCCGTAGTGCAAAAAGTAAACGACCTAAAGGAAAATGTAGTGTTTATGCTTTGGGGAGCTTACGCCCAGAAAAAAGGAGCATTTATAGATACTCAAAAGCACCTGGTGTTGCAGTCAGCGCATCCATCACCGTTTGCTGCCGACCGTGGCTTTTTTGGTAACCGGCATTTCAGCAAAGCTAACTCCTATTTAGTTGAACATGGCAAAGAACCGATAGATTGGTAA
- the apaG gene encoding Co2+/Mg2+ efflux protein ApaG, with translation MDTKTTEGVKVTVTTNYLPDYSSPVQQHYVFAYKITIENNSEFTVKLLRRHWYIHDATGTMREVEGEGVVGQQPTLEPGESHEYVSGCNLKTGVGKMLGTYLMERLVDGKQFHVSIPEFTLIVPYKLN, from the coding sequence ATGGATACAAAAACGACAGAAGGAGTGAAAGTAACAGTCACGACCAACTACCTTCCAGATTATTCCAGTCCGGTACAGCAGCACTATGTATTTGCTTACAAGATAACGATAGAAAATAACAGCGAGTTTACTGTAAAACTACTCCGCCGCCACTGGTACATACACGATGCCACCGGCACGATGCGCGAAGTAGAAGGCGAGGGTGTTGTAGGCCAGCAGCCAACCCTGGAGCCCGGAGAATCGCATGAATATGTGTCGGGGTGTAACCTGAAAACGGGAGTTGGAAAGATGCTGGGCACTTACCTAATGGAGCGCCTGGTAGACGGGAAACAATTTCATGTATCTATACCTGAATTTACCCTGATCGTGCCTTACAAGCTTAATTAA
- a CDS encoding class I SAM-dependent methyltransferase, with amino-acid sequence MKQDFNANYWQQRYQNKQTGWDTQSITTPLKTYFDQLTNKELRILIPGCGNAYEAEYLFEQGFTHVYVADVAPAPLEHFAGRVPDFPKDHLLLQNFFDLKGEYDLIIEQTFFCALDPDLRAAYARKCAVLLVSGGKLVGLLFDTTFTQDGPPFGGSADEYKKYFEPYFKFIHFERAYNSITPRQGRELFINLQKK; translated from the coding sequence ATGAAACAAGATTTTAACGCAAATTACTGGCAGCAACGGTATCAGAATAAACAGACTGGTTGGGATACCCAAAGTATAACGACTCCCCTGAAGACATATTTTGATCAGCTGACAAACAAAGAGCTGCGGATACTTATTCCGGGTTGTGGCAATGCTTATGAAGCTGAATATTTATTTGAGCAGGGCTTTACACACGTATACGTTGCGGATGTAGCACCGGCACCTTTAGAGCATTTTGCCGGTCGGGTGCCAGATTTCCCGAAAGACCATTTGTTGCTGCAGAATTTCTTTGATCTGAAAGGGGAGTATGACCTGATTATAGAGCAAACCTTTTTCTGTGCACTGGACCCGGACCTGCGTGCTGCTTATGCCCGTAAATGTGCGGTGTTACTGGTGTCCGGCGGCAAGTTGGTGGGTTTGCTGTTCGATACCACTTTTACCCAGGATGGCCCTCCGTTTGGCGGATCGGCAGATGAGTATAAAAAGTACTTTGAGCCATACTTTAAGTTTATACATTTCGAGCGGGCATATAACTCTATTACACCCCGGCAGGGGCGTGAGCTTTTTATTAACCTGCAAAAGAAGTAA
- a CDS encoding glycosyltransferase family 9 protein, translating to MNKEIVKRIVVLAPNKPFFGANILQLPFFQHLRHNFPNAEIIIWSPVKSSAMMLNQGLADKLYIYKNWKDYFKIITHLWRYSPDIVFNLRWFSEGLNFTTAISGARLRAGFKTSSLFVKFFNRTVKYNDDIYMSLRYLELLKNTGADTFFGFDEIATLDRSSELAIPSGRTIFCLMPAGGEGEHKRWGIDNYCGLANLILQQVPDAYFYFVIGPQENDYIEVIKQTLPNNTYHILQGGSLGDIVKVSKKSKLTVANDCGPSHLAQMSGVNYIGVWGWKEQNPIKRINTWTMVRPNAVHVVATLGEDIKTVTPAEVMKVAKGFITE from the coding sequence TTGAATAAAGAAATAGTAAAGCGTATTGTAGTACTTGCTCCTAACAAACCTTTTTTTGGGGCAAACATTCTGCAACTCCCATTCTTCCAGCACCTTCGACACAATTTCCCCAATGCTGAAATCATCATCTGGTCTCCGGTAAAATCTTCGGCAATGATGCTGAACCAAGGCTTGGCGGATAAGCTCTATATTTATAAAAACTGGAAAGACTACTTTAAGATCATCACTCACTTATGGCGCTATTCACCTGATATTGTTTTTAACCTGCGCTGGTTCTCCGAAGGCCTTAACTTTACCACAGCTATCTCGGGCGCTCGCTTAAGAGCGGGTTTTAAAACAAGCTCTCTGTTTGTGAAGTTCTTTAATCGTACAGTAAAGTACAACGACGACATATATATGAGCCTTCGGTACCTTGAGCTGCTTAAAAATACCGGTGCCGATACTTTCTTTGGGTTTGATGAGATAGCAACTTTAGACAGGTCCTCAGAACTTGCTATACCTTCCGGTAGAACTATATTTTGTCTGATGCCTGCCGGCGGCGAAGGCGAGCACAAGCGCTGGGGAATTGATAACTATTGCGGCCTCGCTAATCTTATACTTCAGCAAGTTCCGGATGCATATTTTTACTTCGTTATAGGCCCCCAGGAAAACGATTACATAGAAGTCATCAAGCAAACATTACCTAATAATACCTATCATATATTGCAGGGTGGAAGCCTGGGCGATATAGTTAAGGTATCTAAAAAATCTAAACTGACAGTTGCCAACGATTGCGGTCCTTCTCACCTTGCCCAGATGAGCGGGGTAAACTATATAGGCGTGTGGGGCTGGAAAGAACAAAACCCCATAAAGCGGATAAATACCTGGACCATGGTAAGGCCAAATGCCGTTCATGTTGTTGCTACGTTAGGCGAAGATATTAAAACCGTTACTCCTGCTGAAGTAATGAAAGTAGCAAAAGGCTTTATCACTGAATAA
- the dapB gene encoding 4-hydroxy-tetrahydrodipicolinate reductase yields the protein MRILLIGYGKMGKTIEQMALAKGHQIAGTIDHTNLETLSNYTSDNVDVAIEFTHPEAAFGNITYCLNNNIPVVVGSTGWLDRYQDAVALCEEKNGAFFYASNFSVGVNLFFHFNEYIAAKMQAYKEYSVGIREIHHLQKVDKPSGTGITTAEGILYHYADLSGWVADEEKEGKLNIISEREPDVVGTHIVTYSSEVDKIELSHVAHSRAGFAEGALMAAEWLKDRKGVYGMKDMLNL from the coding sequence ATGAGAATACTATTGATAGGCTATGGCAAGATGGGTAAAACCATTGAGCAGATGGCCTTAGCCAAAGGCCACCAGATTGCTGGCACTATAGACCACACTAACCTCGAGACATTAAGCAACTATACTTCTGATAATGTTGATGTTGCCATTGAGTTCACACACCCAGAAGCCGCTTTCGGAAACATTACTTACTGCCTTAACAACAACATACCAGTAGTAGTTGGCTCAACTGGTTGGCTGGACCGCTACCAGGATGCCGTCGCGCTTTGCGAAGAGAAGAATGGTGCTTTCTTCTATGCATCTAACTTTAGTGTAGGCGTTAATTTGTTTTTCCACTTTAACGAGTATATTGCAGCTAAAATGCAGGCTTACAAGGAGTACAGCGTAGGTATACGTGAGATACATCACCTGCAGAAAGTTGATAAACCAAGCGGTACAGGTATAACTACCGCCGAAGGTATACTTTATCATTATGCCGACCTGAGTGGTTGGGTGGCAGATGAAGAAAAAGAAGGCAAATTGAATATTATTTCGGAGCGTGAACCGGATGTAGTTGGCACACATATAGTTACTTATAGTTCCGAAGTTGATAAGATCGAATTATCGCATGTGGCGCATAGCCGCGCCGGTTTTGCCGAAGGCGCCCTGATGGCAGCTGAATGGCTGAAAGACAGAAAAGGCGTTTACGGCATGAAAGACATGCTGAACCTGTAA
- a CDS encoding ParA family protein yields the protein MGKIIAVANQKGGVGKTTTAINLAASLAALEYKTLLVDADPQANATSGLGFDPASITSSIYECMVEDVKPEEIILASPNIEFLDLIPSHIDLVGAEVEMINLDNREEKMREALKPLRDKYDFIIIDCSPSLGLITVNSLTAADSVVIPVQCEYFALEGLGKLLNTIKIIQSRLNTELAIEGILLTMYDVRLRLSNQVVEEVKTHFQQMVFETIIPRNVKLSESPSFGLPAILHDAESKGALSYLNLAREIAEKNSVALEK from the coding sequence ATGGGAAAAATAATAGCGGTTGCCAATCAAAAAGGCGGCGTGGGCAAAACCACCACAGCCATAAACCTGGCGGCAAGCCTGGCAGCCTTAGAATATAAAACATTACTGGTAGACGCTGATCCGCAGGCTAACGCCACATCCGGTCTTGGCTTCGACCCGGCTAGCATTACCTCCAGCATTTACGAGTGCATGGTAGAAGACGTAAAGCCGGAAGAAATCATACTTGCGTCTCCTAACATCGAATTCCTGGATCTGATCCCGTCGCACATCGACTTGGTTGGTGCTGAGGTGGAGATGATCAACCTGGATAACCGTGAAGAGAAGATGCGTGAGGCCCTGAAGCCGCTGCGCGATAAATATGATTTCATTATCATCGACTGTTCTCCTTCGCTGGGTCTGATAACGGTTAACTCGCTTACCGCTGCTGATTCTGTAGTTATACCTGTGCAGTGCGAGTACTTTGCATTGGAAGGTCTCGGTAAGTTGCTGAACACGATCAAGATCATACAGTCGCGCTTGAACACGGAACTGGCCATAGAAGGTATACTTTTAACCATGTATGATGTGCGCCTGCGCCTGAGCAACCAGGTAGTGGAAGAAGTAAAAACACACTTCCAGCAAATGGTTTTTGAGACCATCATCCCAAGAAATGTGAAGTTGAGTGAGTCGCCAAGCTTTGGTTTACCGGCTATACTTCATGACGCTGAGAGTAAGGGTGCGCTTAGCTACCTGAACCTGGCCCGTGAAATTGCCGAGAAAAACAGCGTGGCACTGGAGAAATAA
- a CDS encoding ParB/RepB/Spo0J family partition protein, whose translation MSDNNNKAPKRTGGLGRGLGSLLEGNKYTGKIDSNTINEVNTIADIAIDQIQTNPYQPRTHFDQGALEELAESIRIQGIIQPITVRQLDQKSYQLISGERRYQAAKMAGLTTIPAYIRKADDQQMLEMALIENIQRENLNAIEIALSYQRLLSECSLKQEELGDRVGKKRTTVTNYLRLLKLPPDIQIALRDNVISMGHARALINIDTVENQLEVFKKVVNEELSVRKVEELVRNLQNANKKPDPQQKLVFNKYEEEIKQVETRLSSQFGTKIQVKANNDGKGEIKIPFISVEELNRILELLNY comes from the coding sequence ATGTCTGATAACAACAATAAAGCACCTAAACGCACAGGCGGTCTCGGCAGAGGCCTTGGCTCTCTTCTGGAGGGTAACAAGTACACAGGTAAAATTGATTCGAACACCATTAATGAAGTCAATACTATCGCAGATATAGCCATAGACCAGATCCAGACGAACCCATACCAGCCGCGTACCCACTTTGATCAGGGCGCACTGGAAGAATTGGCGGAGTCTATCAGAATACAAGGCATTATTCAGCCTATTACCGTTCGCCAGCTCGACCAGAAAAGCTACCAGCTGATTTCAGGTGAGCGCCGTTACCAGGCTGCTAAAATGGCCGGTCTTACAACTATACCGGCTTACATCCGCAAGGCTGATGACCAGCAGATGCTGGAAATGGCCCTGATCGAGAACATTCAGCGTGAAAACCTGAACGCCATCGAGATTGCCCTCTCCTACCAGCGACTTCTATCAGAGTGTAGCCTGAAGCAGGAAGAGTTGGGCGACCGTGTTGGTAAAAAGCGTACGACTGTAACCAACTACCTGCGCCTGCTTAAACTGCCACCAGATATCCAGATCGCCCTGCGCGACAACGTCATCTCGATGGGCCATGCACGTGCCTTGATCAATATCGATACCGTTGAGAACCAGCTTGAAGTTTTCAAGAAAGTGGTAAATGAAGAGTTGTCGGTGCGTAAGGTAGAAGAACTGGTACGTAACCTGCAGAATGCTAACAAAAAGCCGGATCCACAGCAGAAACTTGTATTTAACAAGTACGAAGAAGAAATAAAACAAGTAGAAACACGTTTGTCTTCTCAGTTTGGCACTAAAATTCAGGTTAAGGCAAACAACGATGGCAAAGGTGAGATCAAGATCCCTTTCATCTCTGTGGAGGAGCTGAACCGTATTTTAGAACTACTTAACTACTAA
- a CDS encoding metal-dependent hydrolase — MEITYYGQSCFLIKIGQHSILFDPFISPNELAKDIDVDSIKADYILLSHGHQDHVHDAERITKNNGSTIVSTFEIATWYGEKGIEKTHPMNVGGKVTLPFGTVKMVTAVHSSSLPDGTYAGVASGFVVETEDKAFYFAGDTALTYDMKLIPEQFDLDFALLPIGDNFTMDIHDALIAADFVQVDKFIGMHYDTFPYIAIDHEEVKEVAQMAGKELILMEIGQTINL, encoded by the coding sequence ATGGAAATAACATACTACGGACAGTCTTGCTTTTTAATTAAGATCGGGCAGCACAGCATTTTGTTCGATCCGTTCATTTCGCCTAACGAACTGGCAAAGGATATTGATGTAGACAGCATCAAGGCAGATTACATTCTGTTGTCGCATGGCCACCAGGACCACGTGCACGATGCGGAGCGGATTACCAAAAACAATGGCTCAACTATAGTTTCTACTTTCGAGATTGCTACCTGGTATGGCGAGAAAGGTATTGAAAAGACTCACCCGATGAACGTAGGGGGTAAAGTAACCCTGCCTTTTGGAACGGTAAAAATGGTAACAGCAGTACATTCGAGCTCTTTACCGGATGGTACCTATGCTGGTGTAGCATCTGGTTTTGTGGTAGAAACCGAGGATAAAGCCTTTTATTTTGCAGGAGATACAGCTCTTACCTACGACATGAAGCTGATACCGGAGCAGTTCGACCTGGATTTTGCGTTGCTGCCGATCGGTGATAACTTTACAATGGATATACATGATGCTCTTATCGCTGCCGATTTTGTACAGGTAGATAAGTTCATCGGAATGCATTACGACACATTTCCATATATTGCCATAGACCACGAAGAAGTGAAGGAAGTAGCGCAGATGGCTGGTAAAGAGTTAATTTTGATGGAGATAGGTCAAACTATAAACCTATAA
- a CDS encoding O-methyltransferase gives MSITQQALEYLLYRVRSFKLHGVHSPFVFNLYNQVILHNGAFYAYPRVEAVREDLLLDNRTIEVTDLGAGSNTIKYKNRKISDISRTSLKPAKYSQLLFRLVNYYQPKYVFELGTSLGITTAYLAEAARKAHVYTFEGCPNIAKEAKKNFDYLHLRNITQISGNLDETLKLQLEQIPQLDFAFFDGNHRYEPTMYYFEQCLAKAHEKSVFVIDDIYWSSEMKRVWQEIKKHPQVGQTIDLYFVGLVFFRTSQPKEHFTLAF, from the coding sequence GTGTCTATCACCCAACAAGCCTTGGAGTACCTGCTTTACAGGGTCAGATCATTTAAGCTGCATGGTGTGCATTCCCCTTTCGTGTTTAACCTGTACAACCAGGTTATACTTCACAATGGCGCTTTTTATGCTTATCCGCGGGTAGAAGCCGTTCGGGAGGATCTCCTTTTAGATAACAGAACTATAGAAGTAACTGATTTGGGTGCTGGTTCTAACACTATAAAGTATAAAAATCGAAAGATTTCTGACATTTCCCGCACATCTCTAAAGCCTGCAAAGTATAGTCAGTTACTGTTCCGGCTGGTTAATTATTATCAACCCAAGTATGTATTTGAATTAGGCACCTCGCTGGGAATTACAACTGCTTATTTAGCTGAAGCTGCCCGTAAAGCGCATGTTTATACTTTCGAAGGATGCCCTAACATCGCAAAAGAAGCAAAGAAGAACTTCGATTACCTGCACCTGCGCAACATTACCCAGATTAGCGGCAACCTGGATGAAACGCTTAAGCTGCAGTTAGAACAAATCCCGCAACTCGATTTTGCTTTTTTTGATGGTAACCACCGCTACGAGCCAACCATGTACTACTTTGAACAATGCCTGGCTAAAGCGCATGAAAAAAGTGTGTTCGTGATAGATGATATTTATTGGTCTTCTGAAATGAAGCGTGTCTGGCAGGAAATCAAAAAGCATCCGCAGGTTGGGCAAACTATTGATCTATACTTTGTGGGATTGGTTTTCTTCCGGACCTCTCAGCCTAAAGAGCATTTTACCTTAGCTTTTTAG